Genomic window (Theropithecus gelada isolate Dixy unplaced genomic scaffold, Tgel_1.0 HiC_scaffold_348, whole genome shotgun sequence):
AAGAGCAGCAGGGCTTACAGCAGCTGGACTGGCAGCAGGATGACCCACAGCCTGAAGAGCAGCAGGGCTTGCAGCAGCTGGACTGGGAGCAGCAGGGCTTGCAGCAGCTGGACTGGCAGCAGGATGACCCACAGCCTGAGGAGCAGCAGGGCTTACAGCAGCTGGACTGGGAGCAGCAGGGCTTACAGCAGCTGGACTGGCAGCAGGATGACCCACAGCCTGAGGAGGAGCAGCAGGGCTTGCAGCAACTGTACTGGGAGCAGCCACAAGAATCACAGATCCCCTTAGAACCCCCACAAGAGCCACAGCCAGAGCCTCCTTTGGAGCCCCCACAGGAGCCACAGCCCCCCTTGGAGCCCCCACaggagccacagctggagcaggaaCAGGCTGGCACACAGCAGCACGCAGGCTTGTAGCAGCAGACAGGCACACAGCAGCTGGAGCCACAGGCCCCACAGCCAgagccacagcccccacagccagagccacagcccccacagcTGGAGCCACAGCCTTCGGAGCAGCCACAGCAGCCCATGGTTCTGGTGGGTTGAGGGTGGAGCAGGTAGATGAGGAGGTGAGAGAGAAGTGCAGGTGTGGAGTCCCCTGGGCCTGGGCTCTTTATATATCTGTCTAGGGGTCATGGGGTGCACATGGTCCCTTCCTGGTTCTTACTGATATTCTCTCCTTAGGGAAGTTGcgtgtcttttaaaataaaaatactgtgttGCCTCATGACACACTTCCTCCTTCTGCATTGTTTTCCTGTCAACACCCTCTGGGCCCAAATCCTCCCCTCTCAAGACCCCTAGGATTGAGTGGAGCCTCCTCTGTTCCTGCCTCTGCCCTCAGACCACAGCCTTCTATCGCTGTTCTAGAAGGATTCCCCTTACCAGTGTTTTAAGTGGTTTCTTTGTCTCAGTGTTTCTATCCATGCATACACTCTGGCCTCTTCTGCTTCAGGAATGAAACTCAGCATAGCCAAAGTCTTGTTCTCCACCAGGTCTGAGGGCAGGAGACTGCTGACAGTGTCTCTGCCCCTCCTGCTGTTCTAGAGAGCCCAGCTACCCCAGGCTCTGGTCCACCTGTCAGCCCCCTGACTGTTCTAGCTGCTTCTTCCCTTCAGCGTGTCAGCAGCTTGAATGGGAGCAGCAGGGCTTGCAGCAGCTGGACTGGCAGCAGGATGACCCACAACCTGGGGAGCAGCAACAGGGCTTCCAGCAACTGCACTGGGAGCAGCCACAGGAACACAGCCCCCCTTAGAGACACTACAGGAGTCACAGTCCCCCCCTTGGAGCCCCCACAGGAGCTACAGCCCCTCTTGGAACCCCCACACTCTGTCTGTGGCAGGTTGGAGAGCTTCTGTGTTCATCACACATCTCTGTTTTGAGAGGCATGGCTTCCTTTGAGATGTATGTGTTCCTCTTCTCTTCTGTAATACAATTTCCAGTGTGTGTGACGGTGTGTCtgcgcatgtgtgtgcatgtgagtgtgtgtgcatgtgtgtctatgtgagtgtgtgtgtgagacaatgGAGATTCCGCTCTGACTCAAGCACAGAAAGTCACCAGAGACCATTGCTCTCATCACATCAATTAAAATGAGCCAGATAAACCCCAAAGCATCCACCAGGGCACAGAGAGTTTTACAACCCACTGGGGGCGAGGACACAGAGAAACTCCAAGGAACTGAGCTCCGGGGAGTGCTGAGCCCTTCCCGGGAGAGACCAGGCCCTGGCTGCTGCCAGGCCTGCGGGGATGGGAAGGTGCAGACTGCACCAGGGCAGGGAGAGGCCTGCTGGACATCAGAGGAAATGCGAAGCCATGCCCGAGGGCTGGTGTGTCAGACAAGAATCCCAGATTCCTAGAGTTCAGGTCCACAACCACCTGCCACCTCCTCCCACGGTTCTCTTTGGAGGGTTTGGGCGGGAACTCCCTAATGCCCAGGCAGGGAGGACAGTGGGTCTGAGACCCAGGAGGTTGTGAGGTTGCTGCCGGGTACGGAACCAGGTGCTGCCCTC
Coding sequences:
- the LOC112617706 gene encoding LOW QUALITY PROTEIN: pre-mRNA-splicing factor CWC22-like (The sequence of the model RefSeq protein was modified relative to this genomic sequence to represent the inferred CDS: substituted 2 bases at 2 genomic stop codons), which gives rise to SLRSCTGSTRGHSSWTGSSRACSSWTGSSRAYSSWTGSSRAYSSWTGSRMTHSLRRSSRACSNCTGSSHKNHRSPXNPHKSHSQSLLWSPHRSHSPPWSPHRSHSWSRNRLAHSSTQACSSRQAHSSWSHRPHSQSHSPHSQSHSPHSWSHSLRSSHSSPWFWWVEGGAGRXGGEREVQVWSPLGLGSLYICLGVMGCFFPSACQQLEWEQQGLQQLDWQQDDPQPGEQQQGFQQLHWEQPQEHSPP